In Sphingobacterium sp. R2, the genomic stretch AAGATTTAAGTTGGCTGTCACGTACCGAAGCGCTGATTGGTAGAGCGGCGGTCGAGAAATTAGCGAATTCACATGTGATGATTTTGGGTTTAGGCGGTGTAGGATCATTTGCTGCGGAATTTATATGCCGGGCAGGTGTGGGGAAGATGACCATTATTGATGGCGACACAGTTGATCCATCCAACCGTAATAGACAACTTCCAGCCTTAGCGACCAATCATGGCGAAGCGAAAGCGGAAATTATGCGTCAACGATTGTTAGCGATCAATCCTGAATTGGATCTGACGGTGATACAGGATTTTATCATCCCGGAAAAGATACCTGCATTATTAGAACTGGCACCAGACTACTGTGTGGAAGCTATTGATAGTATTACGCCGAAGCTATTCTTTATTCGGAGAGCGTTGGAAGCGAACATCCCTTTTGTCAGCTCAATGGGTGCAGGTGGTAAAGTGGATCCCACTAAAATAAAAATTGCCGATATCGGTAAATCCTATAATTGTAAATTGGCCCAGCATATCCGTAAGAAATTGCGCAAACATGGTATTCGGGATGGCGTTAAAGTGGCCTTCTCAACCGAGTTGCCAAATAAGGATTCTTTGCTATACACCGATGGGAGTAATTTTAAAAAATCAGCTTATGGTACCATGTCGTATCTGCCTGCTGCATTTGGTGGTGCAATTGCATCGGTCGCGATACGCGATTTGATCGAAAATGTTTAACTTCGTTGCACAATAAACATATGAACAAAAGATAAAGCTCCCTATTGCTAGATGGGGAGCTTTATCTTTTTAAATCTTAACGGCTAATCACACCTTTCATATCGATGCCTTTGGGTTTGATATGTTCCAATCGTTTCTTCAGTGTATCTATTTTCGATTTTTCAAGGTTACCGGTTGCTACAATAATTCCCTCTTTCACTTGCGCTGTGATTGTCGGAAAATCTTCCAGAACTAAGTTGACGTCTCTTGTCAAAGTAGAATCAACCGCCCCACCAATAATTTCATGATATTTTTCACGCGCATCTTCAGGTTCCGGTAGGTTTACCACGATATTGTTATGGATGGATTTTATATTCTCTCCACCTGCCATTTTCGTTTTGTCTTCTATGTTCTGTTTAAGCGAGTCGGAACCTATCTGTCCATCCAGGGTAACATTTCCTTCTTCAACATTTACCTCGATACCAGGCGTAGTTTCTAAGGCCGCCTGGATTGTTGATTTTAGTTTTTCGTCCGATTCGGGCGATCTACAAGCGTGAATGAAGGATAAGGCACCAACTGAAAGGGTTAAAAGTAATTTATTTAGTTTCATGTCATTCGTCATATCTGTACTTTATTAGAACAGATGAAGCGCACTATTGTTTAATTTTTCAGCTTTTTGGATACCTAATAAATTGCGTCCACCTTTTGGTCGATGTTGTTAAATACAAAACTATCTCCTATCTTCTTTCCGATAAGTAGCTGTCCGATGGGCGCTAGCGGCGAGATGACGAAAATATTACTATCTCCTATTTTCACTGCTCCAATACTTGTAGCAATAAAATAAAGGGCAACATTGGTTTGAACGAGAGTCCCTACTCGAGCAACGTCGGTCTCACTATTCAATACAGATTCTATATGGAGGAGTTGCTGTAAATCTTTATTCGCTTCGAGAAGTTGCTTTTGGTAGCGATTAATATCCTGTTGAATCATTTCACGTGATGTTTCATATTTGTCTCCAGCGCTACTTTTGGTGTCGTCGGTACTCGAATCCCTGGCTGTCTCCAAAGCAGATGCTATCATTGAAATACGATCGTTGGTGCGTTTTAGGGCTATATTGAGAAGTTCACGTTTGATGTCGAAATAATTATTTGTCATCCCGAAAATTAAGCAATAAGTTTTATTCCAAAAAAAATAAAAACAATACGCTTAGTGTCAATAGCCTATAATAAATCCGTTGGTAAATAGTACGAATAATATTGCAATAACTTAAAAATTTGCTACATTTGTGCACTGAAACACGGAAAGGTGTCAGAGTGGTCGAATGAGCAGTCCTGGAAAGACTGTATACGGGATGACTGTATCGAGGGTTCGAATCCCTCCCTTTCCGCCAAATGATACAAATGCCACGAATAATCGCTATTCGTGGCATTTTTTGTTTTTAGCACTATAAAATACGCACTGGAAGCGGCTTTGACCTATAAGGTTCGAATCTCTTACTTTCCCCAAAGCGAAAAAAGCCACCGTATTGCTGGCTTTTTTTATTTAAAATGGACAACGTGTCTCATTTACGGAGGCTAAACGACCAAAAGTTTAAAATAGTAAAATATATTACTTTTCCATTTCTTTAAGTGCCCATTTTGCCATCGCATCAATAACAGGTATTAAAGCTTCACCCGATTCGCTAAGGATATATGAAACGTGTGGCGGCACTATAGGTTTAGCCCTGCGGATTACCAGACCATCATGCTCCATTTGCTTTAAATGTTGAATTAGCATCTTCTCGGTTATTGCCGGTATTGCCCGCTTCAACTCGCTATAACGTTTTTCCCCATTTGAAAGATGATATAATATAATCGGTTTCCAATATCCTCCGATTTTTTCCATGACATAACTTACGGGACAGTTATCAAGCGCATATTGCTTATTCTGCTGAATGGTGGATGTTGTCTTAATAGCTGTCATGATACACACTTTAGGGTAAGTACTTGTATATAAGTAAGCGCAAATATACCTTTGTTTCGATAAATAAAAAATGTTTTGTTATGAAAATTATAATAACAGGGTCTTTAGGAAATGTTGGTCGCCCCCTTAGTCAGCAATTAGCAGCGGCGGGACAAGATATTGAATGCCTGCCCTGCCCTGGGTCCAATTTCAGGATGAAGAATCATTAAATGGAATGCTGCAGGGGGACTTCCACAGGAGGTAGCCGAACTCTATACAGAAATGGGATTGGGTATAAGAAAAGGAGTTTTGCAGCAAGATTTTATCGAGCATGGTTCAGTTGTAAGCGGAGTGATAAAACTGGAGGAATTTGCAAAAGAATTTGCGGTAAATTTTAGTTTTTGATCTCATTTTACCTTGCCTGTTTTCAACTTTGGATGCAAATGAGAAAATTTAAGAAAAAAAATCCGATTGTACTCTCCTTAAAAAGTTTGACTAATTTAAGCAGTGTATTAAATACCGGCCATGGCTCACCGACTTTACCTTAGATCTTGCTTCCTTTTACCGATCCATTTATTGCTTGTATGGTTTCTGCAAACAGGCGATACGAATTTAACCTGGCATCGTGCGCAAAGATTGGGGAAGTCGCCATGATCTCATTGACACCTGCCTCCTGCAGAAACGACGAAAGGGACGACTGCAGCGTTTTAGGACTGCCGACGAACGAATAAGTGAGCATCTGTTGGGCAGAGAGTTTTTCGGAATTGCTCCACACCTCATTCATGTCATCAAGGGGCGGCTGAAGTGGTTTATGGTTCCCGGAAACGATTCCCAGAAACAATTGTTGTAGGGAAGTAAACAATCGGTGGGCCTCTGCGTAAGAATCAGCAGCTATCACATTTACACATGCCAAAGCATAAGGTTCACGCAATTGGGCCGACGGCTTGAAGTGCTGTCGGTATAAAGGTATCGCAGTCTTAAGATGCCTCGGTGCAAAATGACTGGCGAAGGCATAAGGCAATCCCATCTCAGCGGCTAATAAAGCACTTTCGGGACTTGATCCCAGAACCCAGATCGGTAAATCGAGTCCTTCTCCGGGAATGGCTCTTACCGGGCTGGTACTGTTTTCAGCAGAAAAGAAAAGCTGCAGGCGCCTAATGTCTCCGGGAAAATCTGGCTCCACCCTGAAATTCTCACCGCGGATGGCCAGCATTGTCAATAGATCCGTGCCTGGCGCCCGTCCCACACCTAGGTCGATGCGGCCTGGATAGAGTGAACTCAATGTACCGAATTGTTCTGCTACGATCAAGGGAGCATGGTTTGGCAACATGATGCCCCCCCGACCCTACTTGAATCCGGTTTGTAACACCTGCAATATGCCCGATCAGAACTGCTGTTGCTGAACTTGCTACATTAGCCACATTGTGATGCTCGGCCAGCCAGAAACGAGTGTACCCTAGCTGTTCAACTTCACGTGCAAGATCAGCACTTTTCTTAAAAGTATCGCTTGGCTGGTCACCCTGTACGACAGTTGCCAGATCCAGAACTGAATATTTAATCATTGAGAAGCCTTTTCTATTAATTATTCTTCTACAAATTTGTGGTTTTGATTTGAAATTGTGAGATGGTTCTCATAGTTTGACAATTGACAGACGAAATGATGACATGCTCCCAGAATGAGTCCGTATCAAATTATCAAAACTCTGGAAAGATAGGACAATCTAGATTAGAAAAGAGTTGGGAACAACAAAACGAACAACTCAGATAGACCTATCTAAAGCATTCATCTTATAATTATATTCGAAATGCTTATCATCGGAAAAATTGCCGATGAACTATTATTATACGGCTTTTGGCTACAATCAGTCCGGCTTTTGGCTAAATCATCATTGAACTATTATTCTAATTTTGCGTGATATTAAAACAAAAAAAATACGTATGTTATCAAAAAACAAAATTGCAGTCGTAACAGGTGGAAGCCGGGGTTTGGGAAAAGACATGGTGCTCAGTCTTGCGAAGAATGGGCTAGATATCATTTTTACCTACAACAATCAAAAAGAAGCTGCCGATGAAGTAGTAAAACAAATTAAGGACTTAGGGCGCCAGGGAATTGCGATGAAGCTTGATGTTTCAAAATCTTCTGGTTTTGATGTATTTGTGGAAAATCTGACAGCTGAATTGCAGTCCCATTTCGACACGGACAAGTTTGACTTTCTTATCAATAACGCCGGTTTTATGCTTCATGCTGAGTATGAAAATGTAACTGAAGAGGAATTTATAGAAATGGAAAATGTACACTTTAAAGGGCCGTTTTTCCTTACCCAAAAACTGCTTCCTCAAATCAATAACTTCGGAGG encodes the following:
- a CDS encoding helix-turn-helix domain-containing protein; this translates as MTAIKTTSTIQQNKQYALDNCPVSYVMEKIGGYWKPIILYHLSNGEKRYSELKRAIPAITEKMLIQHLKQMEHDGLVIRRAKPIVPPHVSYILSESGEALIPVIDAMAKWALKEMEK
- a CDS encoding MsnO8 family LLM class oxidoreductase, producing the protein MIVAEQFGTLSSLYPGRIDLGVGRAPGTDLLTMLAIRGENFRVEPDFPGDIRRLQLFFSAENSTSPVRAIPGEGLDLPIWVLGSSPESALLAAEMGLPYAFASHFAPRHLKTAIPLYRQHFKPSAQLREPYALACVNVIAADSYAEAHRLFTSLQQLFLGIVSGNHKPLQPPLDDMNEVWSNSEKLSAQQMLTYSFVGSPKTLQSSLSSFLQEAGVNEIMATSPIFAHDARLNSYRLFAETIQAINGSVKGSKI
- a CDS encoding SDR family NAD(P)-dependent oxidoreductase, with translation MLSKNKIAVVTGGSRGLGKDMVLSLAKNGLDIIFTYNNQKEAADEVVKQIKDLGRQGIAMKLDVSKSSGFDVFVENLTAELQSHFDTDKFDFLINNAGFMLHAEYENVTEEEFIEMENVHFKGPFFLTQKLLPQINNFGGIVNVSSGITRFTTPGFAVYAAFKSAMETLTKFQAKELGSRDIRANVIAPGPIETDIMGGAVRDNTEMNKHLASQTALGRVGLPEDIGGVVAFLCSDAACYITAQRIEISGGSNL
- a CDS encoding tRNA threonylcarbamoyladenosine dehydratase — its product is MKDLSWLSRTEALIGRAAVEKLANSHVMILGLGGVGSFAAEFICRAGVGKMTIIDGDTVDPSNRNRQLPALATNHGEAKAEIMRQRLLAINPELDLTVIQDFIIPEKIPALLELAPDYCVEAIDSITPKLFFIRRALEANIPFVSSMGAGGKVDPTKIKIADIGKSYNCKLAQHIRKKLRKHGIRDGVKVAFSTELPNKDSLLYTDGSNFKKSAYGTMSYLPAAFGGAIASVAIRDLIENV
- a CDS encoding BON domain-containing protein, whose product is MKLNKLLLTLSVGALSFIHACRSPESDEKLKSTIQAALETTPGIEVNVEEGNVTLDGQIGSDSLKQNIEDKTKMAGGENIKSIHNNIVVNLPEPEDAREKYHEIIGGAVDSTLTRDVNLVLEDFPTITAQVKEGIIVATGNLEKSKIDTLKKRLEHIKPKGIDMKGVISR
- a CDS encoding LLM class flavin-dependent oxidoreductase, encoding MIKYSVLDLATVVQGDQPSDTFKKSADLAREVEQLGYTRFWLAEHHNVANVASSATAVLIGHIAGVTNRIQVGSGGHHVAKPCSLDRSRTIRYIEFTLSRPHRPRCGTGARHGSIDNAGHPR